One part of the Mariniblastus fucicola genome encodes these proteins:
- a CDS encoding four-carbon acid sugar kinase family protein has product MTDKHQTIPEWPDDLTEGIRQALVSSNRTLVVLDDDPTGTQTVYDVPVLTVFDEPSLTEAIEAAPPVLYILTNSRSMTELQTHELHVQLAQRLRDVAKKTGRRLELISRSDSTLRGHYPAETDTIAGVWPEQADLTLVMPFFAEGGRLTIDGQHYVCDGESMVAAHETPFAKDPVFGFQTSCLPDWVEEKTKGRVKADDVIVIPLELIRDEGPAGVQKLLDEAPPKTVCVADSATDRDAAVVAAAVGQSSRRIMARVAASYVRARAGLSKQPLLTAKQLCDDNPNGGLVMVGSHVPKTTAQLEHLMEHVPSLHSIAISIEDVLQAPDDVVAEIVDELNNVLQSGKNAVVFTSRELFTADSDDENLEISNIISKCVSDIVAKLEVRPRYLIAKGGITSSDIATKSLGVKLATVAGSILPGIPVWRIGDEAKFPGMHYVIFPGNVGGDDALTAAVEKLSGENE; this is encoded by the coding sequence ATGACCGACAAACATCAAACGATTCCCGAATGGCCCGACGATCTGACCGAAGGCATCCGCCAGGCTCTCGTTAGCAGCAATCGAACGCTGGTCGTACTCGACGACGATCCGACTGGAACGCAAACGGTCTACGACGTTCCGGTGCTGACCGTGTTTGACGAGCCCAGCCTGACCGAAGCCATCGAAGCGGCTCCGCCGGTGCTGTACATTTTGACCAACTCGCGATCGATGACCGAACTGCAGACTCATGAACTGCACGTGCAACTGGCTCAGCGGCTTCGTGACGTCGCAAAGAAAACCGGTCGGCGTCTGGAGCTGATCAGCCGTAGTGATTCGACGTTGCGAGGCCACTATCCGGCTGAAACCGATACGATCGCCGGTGTCTGGCCCGAGCAAGCCGATTTGACTTTGGTGATGCCGTTCTTTGCCGAAGGCGGGCGGTTAACGATCGACGGACAGCACTATGTCTGCGACGGCGAGAGCATGGTTGCGGCTCACGAGACGCCGTTTGCGAAAGATCCCGTTTTCGGATTTCAAACTTCCTGCCTGCCCGACTGGGTCGAAGAGAAAACGAAAGGCCGCGTTAAAGCTGACGACGTAATCGTGATTCCGCTGGAGCTGATTCGCGACGAAGGACCGGCCGGCGTGCAAAAGTTGCTCGACGAAGCTCCGCCCAAAACCGTTTGTGTTGCCGATTCAGCAACCGATCGAGATGCTGCCGTTGTGGCCGCCGCGGTGGGCCAATCATCACGGCGAATTATGGCGAGAGTCGCGGCATCCTACGTCCGGGCACGGGCTGGGCTATCGAAGCAACCTTTGCTGACGGCCAAGCAATTATGCGACGACAATCCCAACGGCGGGCTGGTCATGGTCGGCTCGCACGTCCCCAAAACGACGGCGCAGTTGGAGCACTTGATGGAGCACGTGCCTTCGTTGCACTCGATTGCTATTTCGATCGAAGACGTTTTGCAGGCGCCGGACGACGTCGTTGCAGAAATCGTGGACGAACTAAATAACGTTCTGCAGTCCGGCAAAAACGCGGTCGTGTTCACCAGTCGCGAACTTTTCACTGCGGACTCCGACGACGAGAATTTGGAGATTTCGAACATCATCTCCAAATGCGTTTCCGACATTGTCGCCAAACTCGAAGTGCGGCCGCGCTACCTGATTGCCAAAGGAGGCATCACGTCGAGCGACATTGCCACCAAGTCATTGGGCGTGAAACTGGCGACCGTTGCCGGTTCGATTTTGCCTGGCATTCCCGTTTGGCGAATCGGCGACGAAGCAAAATTCCCCGGCATGCACTACGTGATCTTTCCTGGCAACGTCGGCGGCGATGATGCTCTGACGGCGGCCGTCGAAAAGCTCAGCGGAGAGAACGAATGA
- a CDS encoding cyclase family protein, which produces MNLTGNELKHRLEAYATNKKESVIDNQLIDLTQTITPEMPGVSWESARTLEDDGWNAGTLHLYSHSGTHMDAPLHFGCGDQATIDQTPLNVCLSTAWMAEIDAEPSCLIEVNDLGNVANQIQPGQSLLLKTGWSQFACDAEKFRNQLPRISVELAQWCVERQIKILGVEPPSVADVNNLDEVTQIHEILLGGGVTIVEGLTNLDQLPTTAPFLFGALPLKVLGGDGSPCRAFASLKDLKIA; this is translated from the coding sequence ATGAATTTAACCGGAAACGAACTCAAACACAGGCTGGAAGCCTATGCCACCAATAAAAAGGAATCGGTGATCGACAACCAATTGATCGACTTAACTCAAACCATCACGCCCGAAATGCCCGGCGTTTCATGGGAAAGTGCTCGGACTCTCGAAGACGACGGCTGGAACGCGGGAACGCTGCATCTCTATTCCCACAGCGGCACGCACATGGACGCGCCGCTGCACTTCGGTTGCGGCGACCAGGCGACCATCGACCAAACGCCGCTCAATGTCTGTCTGTCAACGGCGTGGATGGCCGAGATCGATGCCGAACCTTCATGTCTGATCGAAGTCAACGACCTTGGCAATGTGGCGAACCAAATCCAGCCCGGTCAGTCGTTGCTGTTGAAAACTGGCTGGAGCCAGTTCGCCTGCGACGCTGAGAAGTTTCGAAACCAGTTGCCGCGGATCTCTGTAGAGCTGGCTCAATGGTGCGTTGAGCGACAGATTAAAATCCTCGGAGTCGAACCTCCTTCGGTGGCTGACGTGAACAACCTCGACGAGGTCACTCAGATCCACGAAATTTTGCTCGGCGGCGGCGTCACGATCGTTGAAGGGCTGACGAATCTCGATCAGCTCCCCACGACCGCGCCATTTCTCTTTGGCGCACTACCGCTTAAGGTCCTTGGTGGCGACGGTTCTCCCTGCCGTGCGTTTGCCAGCCTGAAAGATTTGAAGATCGCATGA
- a CDS encoding VOC family protein, translating to MSHRLPIINGFQSEIAMFKKLDHIAIAVRNTEDALSFYRDKLRLPVVKREVLDGPGVELTHLDMGNVELQLVQPLSDDHPIAAFIDERGEGLHHLCWDEGDDIEAAMNGLAEYGLSAKANEPHPAPLGGSAAFIEPSQTRGVLWEMTTKKQ from the coding sequence ATGAGCCACCGTCTCCCAATCATCAACGGATTCCAATCGGAAATCGCCATGTTCAAGAAGCTCGATCATATCGCGATCGCGGTGCGAAACACAGAAGACGCACTTTCTTTTTATCGCGACAAGCTGCGTTTACCGGTCGTCAAACGGGAAGTCCTCGACGGGCCCGGCGTCGAACTGACTCATTTGGATATGGGCAACGTGGAACTGCAATTAGTGCAACCGCTTTCCGACGACCATCCGATTGCGGCGTTCATTGACGAGCGTGGCGAAGGCTTGCACCATCTTTGTTGGGACGAAGGCGACGACATCGAAGCCGCGATGAATGGACTGGCGGAATACGGTTTGTCGGCGAAAGCCAATGAGCCTCATCCGGCGCCGCTGGGCGGTTCGGCTGCGTTTATCGAACCCAGCCAAACGCGCGGCGTGCTGTGGGAGATGACGACGAAGAAGCAATAA
- a CDS encoding Gfo/Idh/MocA family protein, with the protein MSKTEKLRGVIVGAGYFSRFHHEAWNRVEGVEIIANCDSDIGKARTYAEEFEIPRSVATEELDQVLAEEKPDFIDIVTPPGTHFELCQKAIDSGCAIICQKPLAPDWGQTLALADLIRGSNARFMVHENWRWQPWYRQIKKMLDAGQIGDVFHCNVHCRMGDGWGEDAYLARQPFFRDYERLFIFETGVHFLDTFRFLFGEVESLFARTARRNPVIKGEDSALIVCEMESGATAVLDANRYNESSAADARYTFGTVRIEGSKGHLELGFDGSITLKPLGQAAQQVDYQPSRTGFAGDCVFALQQHFADCMHRGTPFESTIDDYLKTVALVEKAYESAEISGKTD; encoded by the coding sequence ATGAGCAAGACAGAAAAGCTCAGAGGCGTGATTGTCGGCGCGGGCTATTTCAGTCGCTTTCACCATGAAGCCTGGAATCGGGTCGAAGGCGTGGAGATAATTGCGAACTGCGACAGTGACATTGGCAAAGCGAGAACTTACGCGGAAGAGTTTGAAATCCCTCGCAGCGTCGCGACGGAAGAACTGGATCAAGTGCTCGCCGAAGAAAAGCCGGACTTCATCGACATCGTCACGCCGCCAGGGACGCACTTTGAGCTTTGCCAGAAAGCCATTGATTCCGGTTGCGCGATCATCTGCCAGAAACCGCTGGCTCCAGATTGGGGGCAAACGCTTGCCTTGGCAGATTTAATTCGTGGCTCAAACGCACGATTCATGGTGCATGAAAATTGGCGCTGGCAGCCCTGGTATCGGCAGATCAAAAAGATGCTCGACGCCGGCCAGATCGGCGACGTGTTCCACTGCAACGTTCACTGTCGGATGGGCGATGGCTGGGGCGAGGACGCTTACCTTGCTCGGCAACCATTTTTTCGCGACTACGAACGGCTGTTCATTTTTGAAACCGGAGTTCACTTTTTGGATACGTTCCGATTTCTGTTCGGCGAAGTCGAATCGTTGTTCGCCCGAACCGCGAGGCGGAACCCTGTGATCAAGGGGGAAGACAGTGCTCTGATCGTTTGCGAAATGGAATCCGGCGCGACGGCGGTGCTCGATGCAAATCGCTACAACGAAAGTTCCGCGGCGGATGCTCGCTATACGTTTGGCACCGTTCGCATTGAAGGCAGCAAAGGGCATCTCGAGTTGGGCTTCGACGGATCGATCACGCTCAAGCCGCTTGGCCAGGCCGCACAGCAGGTCGACTATCAGCCATCCAGAACCGGTTTCGCCGGAGATTGTGTGTTTGCGTTGCAGCAGCATTTTGCAGACTGCATGCATCGCGGAACGCCGTTTGAAAGCACCATTGACGACTATTTAAAAACGGTTGCCTTGGTCGAGAAAGCCTACGAATCTGCGGAAATCTCGGGCAAGACAGATTGA
- a CDS encoding isocitrate/isopropylmalate dehydrogenase family protein, whose product MSKQTFQIAVLSGDGIGPEVTQQAVRLMSAACEPFEDIDLSLQEVSVGAQEYLKNGDPLPDSAFDVCRESDAVLLGAMGMPSVRWPDGREMTPQIDLRERLDLYNGLRPIYLYAAEDSPLKKYQAGEIDFVIVRENTEGLFAARTDPQDQTREEARDIMLITRKGSLRIFRAAFDQAMQRRKKVTLVDKANVLPSMVLFREVFEEIAAEYPEVETEVVYVDAAALFLVQRPQSFDVIVTENMFGDILSDLAAGLVGGMGMAPSGDIGEDCAVFQPSHGTAPDIAGQNKANPVATILSAAMLLQWLDHPSAKEAGVKLDSAVKKALADPAVRTGDVGGSLSTTEMGDAILKCL is encoded by the coding sequence ATGTCGAAGCAAACTTTCCAGATCGCCGTGCTCTCTGGCGATGGAATTGGACCCGAAGTCACTCAGCAAGCCGTCCGTTTGATGTCCGCTGCTTGTGAACCGTTTGAAGACATCGACCTGTCATTGCAGGAAGTTTCCGTCGGGGCTCAGGAGTACCTGAAGAACGGCGATCCGCTTCCCGATTCCGCTTTCGACGTTTGTCGCGAGTCTGATGCAGTGTTGCTCGGCGCGATGGGCATGCCTTCGGTGCGTTGGCCCGATGGTCGCGAGATGACGCCGCAGATTGACCTGCGTGAGAGGCTAGATCTGTACAACGGCTTGCGACCGATCTATCTGTATGCCGCCGAGGATTCTCCGCTGAAGAAATATCAGGCGGGCGAAATTGATTTCGTGATCGTGCGTGAGAACACCGAAGGCCTGTTTGCGGCCCGGACCGACCCGCAGGATCAGACACGAGAAGAAGCCCGCGACATCATGTTGATTACTCGCAAAGGTTCGCTACGAATTTTTCGGGCCGCGTTCGATCAGGCAATGCAGCGTCGCAAGAAAGTCACGCTGGTCGACAAAGCCAATGTGCTTCCGTCGATGGTGTTGTTTCGGGAAGTCTTCGAAGAGATCGCGGCTGAGTATCCGGAAGTGGAAACGGAAGTCGTCTACGTTGACGCGGCGGCTTTGTTTCTGGTGCAGCGTCCGCAGAGCTTTGACGTGATCGTGACCGAGAACATGTTTGGCGATATTCTCTCGGATTTGGCAGCCGGTTTGGTTGGAGGCATGGGCATGGCTCCGTCGGGCGACATCGGCGAGGATTGTGCGGTGTTTCAGCCTTCGCACGGAACGGCTCCGGATATTGCAGGGCAGAACAAGGCGAATCCCGTGGCGACGATTTTGTCTGCGGCGATGTTGCTGCAGTGGTTGGACCATCCGTCGGCGAAGGAGGCCGGTGTGAAGCTGGATTCGGCGGTGAAGAAGGCGCTTGCGGATCCGGCAGTTCGAACGGGTGATGTCGGTGGTTCGCTGTCGACGACGGAAATGGGCGATGCGATTTTGAAGTGTCTGTAG
- a CDS encoding Gfo/Idh/MocA family protein: MPTNEPLNRKLRMALIGGGRGSFIGRVHATAAVLDNRCALVAGALSSDPQRAKDSAEDYDISPDRAYTSYQELIEKELALPEDQRIDFVSVATPNHTHFEIAKAAAEAGFNVICDKPMTFDFAQAEELAKVVEESGVVFAVSHNYTGYPLIRQARQMIADGELGEIMAIRSTYIQGWLVDKLEDSDQKQAAWRTDPKKSGAAGCFGDIATHAYNLGRYVTGLLPEQISCHLKTFVDGRALDDYGHAMVTYENGAFGTVTASQITHGRENDVTLEVDGTKGSLSWRQENPNEMWVRKNGSPHQLYTRDPNAPFTKPVAAESCRLPSGHPEAFFEAFANIYRSAFDNMCLRISGKNFEKKDTIFPNVFDGVEGMYFIQQSVASSQDGGKWLPMKHDLARR; the protein is encoded by the coding sequence ATGCCAACCAACGAACCACTCAACCGCAAACTTCGAATGGCACTGATCGGCGGAGGACGCGGATCTTTTATCGGGCGCGTTCACGCAACGGCGGCGGTTTTGGACAATCGTTGTGCCTTGGTCGCAGGTGCACTTTCTTCTGATCCACAGCGAGCCAAAGATTCAGCCGAAGACTATGACATCTCGCCCGATCGAGCCTACACGTCTTACCAGGAGCTGATCGAAAAAGAGTTGGCGCTTCCGGAAGATCAGCGAATCGACTTTGTTTCGGTCGCGACGCCCAACCACACGCACTTTGAAATCGCCAAAGCCGCCGCGGAAGCTGGCTTCAACGTAATCTGTGACAAGCCGATGACGTTTGATTTTGCTCAGGCGGAAGAGCTGGCCAAAGTCGTCGAAGAGTCTGGCGTCGTGTTCGCCGTGTCGCACAACTACACGGGCTATCCGCTGATTCGCCAGGCAAGACAGATGATTGCCGACGGAGAGTTGGGTGAGATCATGGCAATCCGGTCGACTTACATTCAGGGTTGGTTGGTCGACAAACTGGAAGATTCAGACCAAAAGCAGGCTGCCTGGCGAACCGATCCCAAAAAGTCCGGTGCCGCGGGCTGTTTCGGAGACATCGCGACTCACGCCTATAACCTTGGCCGCTACGTAACCGGCTTGCTGCCCGAGCAAATCAGTTGTCACCTGAAAACTTTTGTCGACGGCCGGGCACTGGATGACTACGGACACGCGATGGTGACTTACGAAAATGGAGCATTCGGGACCGTAACGGCCTCTCAGATCACTCACGGTCGCGAAAACGATGTGACACTGGAAGTCGACGGCACGAAAGGTTCGCTGTCGTGGCGGCAGGAGAATCCGAACGAGATGTGGGTCCGCAAAAACGGTTCGCCTCATCAATTGTACACCCGTGATCCCAATGCTCCGTTCACCAAGCCGGTTGCGGCCGAGTCCTGTCGTTTGCCTTCCGGGCACCCGGAAGCGTTTTTTGAGGCCTTTGCCAACATTTATCGCAGCGCGTTTGATAACATGTGTCTGCGGATTTCGGGTAAGAACTTTGAAAAGAAGGATACGATCTTCCCGAACGTGTTCGATGGCGTTGAAGGGATGTACTTCATTCAACAATCGGTCGCCAGCAGCCAGGACGGCGGCAAGTGGCTGCCGATGAAGCACGATCTGGCTCGCCGGTAA
- a CDS encoding peptidylprolyl isomerase, with the protein MSFRIQLLLVGIIASLAIGSMFIASSTASSGSSTATSTSSTSARGALQDPVSAADAKVTHKVYFDIEINGKAAGRITMGLFGDDVPKTVENFRALCTGEKGKGKSGKPLHYKDSIFHRVIPQFMLQGGDFTNANGTGGESIYGEKFNDEKFGIVHDVPGILSMANAGPNTNGSQFFITTVPTAWLNGKHVVFGRVTDGMDLVKKIEARGSRTGRTSAIIRIADCGEIKVEDGKAEGGEGTKAETTESSEDAAAEEKETEADKK; encoded by the coding sequence ATGTCGTTTCGTATTCAACTGCTTCTTGTCGGCATCATCGCTTCGTTGGCGATCGGGTCCATGTTCATCGCTTCGTCGACAGCATCTTCCGGGTCTTCGACAGCAACTTCAACTTCTTCGACTTCCGCAAGAGGTGCCCTGCAGGATCCGGTTAGCGCCGCAGATGCAAAGGTGACTCACAAAGTCTATTTCGATATCGAGATCAACGGCAAAGCGGCTGGACGGATCACGATGGGCCTCTTTGGTGACGATGTGCCAAAGACTGTTGAGAACTTTCGTGCCTTGTGCACGGGCGAAAAGGGCAAAGGCAAATCTGGCAAGCCACTGCACTACAAAGACTCGATTTTCCATCGCGTCATTCCTCAGTTCATGCTCCAGGGCGGCGACTTCACCAATGCCAACGGTACGGGTGGCGAGAGCATTTACGGCGAGAAGTTCAATGACGAAAAGTTCGGTATCGTGCACGATGTTCCAGGTATTTTGAGCATGGCTAACGCCGGACCGAACACAAACGGATCACAGTTCTTTATCACCACCGTTCCGACTGCGTGGCTTAACGGAAAGCATGTCGTGTTCGGTCGCGTCACCGACGGCATGGATCTTGTGAAGAAAATCGAAGCTCGTGGAAGTCGCACTGGCCGCACTTCGGCGATAATCAGAATCGCTGACTGTGGCGAAATCAAGGTTGAAGACGGCAAGGCCGAAGGCGGCGAAGGAACCAAAGCCGAAACGACCGAGTCGTCTGAAGATGCTGCTGCGGAAGAAAAAGAAACCGAAGCAGACAAAAAGTAA